The following proteins are encoded in a genomic region of Cricetulus griseus strain 17A/GY chromosome 7, alternate assembly CriGri-PICRH-1.0, whole genome shotgun sequence:
- the Tefm gene encoding transcription elongation factor, mitochondrial isoform X2 produces the protein MALRTNLASLIKAGGRWRWLPVSEYSSLPPVLNNICSRRKSTAPEKIVASVCDTKGRTPEKALDKLFSPEQQASILHVLNTASDKELEAFRLLRGRKSVNIVEHRKKFGPFQSLESLTDVSLIQYKTAVQVCNSILCPESGRKKKSQEKWLLGKFIKPGVERERIKAANSIISIVFGTRRIAWAHLDRKFKVLDWQQAECWKLTNRIYPSSVYLQEISSVISKMPQADLYILEKSGPSIHNTSLFPILLHFLIIEAMLYALLNKTFAEDGQHRVLSMNRNAVGKHFNLMIGDTRTSGRELVKQLLSDSVLKEEPRVFFPLDRVVQYRQKILKDSHHIEELYDSLLQAVAFYELALGKGSEAQE, from the exons ATGGCTTTGAGGACTAACCTTGCTTCCCTCATCAAGGCCGGAG ggaggtggagatggcTTCCAGTCTCAGAGTACTCATCCCTGCCTCCGGTCCTAAATAATATCTGCTCTAGGAGAAAATCTACTGCACCTGAGAAAATTGTTGCCAGTGTTTGTGATACAAAAGGAAGGACGCCTGAGAAGGCACTGGACAAGCTCTTCTCCCCGGAACAGCAGGCCTCTATCTTGCACGTGTTGAATACAGCTTCTGATAAGGAACTGGAAGCTTTCAGACTGCTCCGTGGAAGGAAGTCCGTCAATATTGTAGAGCACAGAAAGAAGTTTGGGCCATTTCAAAGTTTGGAGAGTTTGACAGACGTGTCCTTGATCCAATATAAAACTGCTGTTCAAGTGTGTAACTCCATTCTTTGTCCAGagagtggaaggaaaaaaaagtcacaggAGAAGTGGCTGCTGGGGAAGTTCATCAAACCaggtgtagagagagagagaattaag GCAGCTAATAGTATCATATCTATTGTTTTTGGTACTCGAAGAATTGCATGGGCCCACCTTGACCGGAAATTTAAGGTGCTCGATTGGCAGCAGGCTGAGTGTTGGAAACTAACGAACAGAATATATCCATCATCTGTCTATCTGCAAGAG atttcttcagTCATTTCAAAGATGCCTCAAGCAGATCTCTACATTTTGGAAAAATCAGGACCTTCCATTCACAACACATCTCTGTTTCCTATACTGTTACACTTTCTTATCATAGAAGCCATGCTGTATGCCTTACTCAACAAAACTTTTGCCGAGGATGGCCAGCATCGGGTGCTGAGCATGAATCGAAATGCAGTGGGCAAGCACTTCAACCTGATGATCGGCGACACAAGGACTAGTGGGAGAGAGCTAGTGAAACAGTTACTCTCTGACTCTGTGCTGAAGGAGGAGCCTCGAGTGTTCTTCCCATTGGATCGAGTAGTGCAGTACAGACAGAAGATTCTGAAGGACTCACACCACATTGAAGAGTTATATGATTCACTATTACAAGCTGTTGCCTTTTATGAGTTAGCTCTTGGCAAAGGCTCAGAGGCCCAGGAATAA